The Ectothiorhodospiraceae bacterium 2226 region GGTGGTGTGCCAGGCGATAAGCAGTTGCGGGTCGCCCGTCAGGCTCTCGAACAGCGCTGCCGCCTGCGCGCTGTCGATGCCGGTGAACGCCCCCGTGCCGGCACGGAAGATGTAAGCCAAGGCCCAGCCTGCCACCACGCTGTAGTAGGACAGGATCAATACGCCGGCGAGCACGCCCAGCCAACCGAGGGCCCGCCAGCGCGGGCTGCGACCGGCCTCGGCGGCCAGGCTCTGCATGGTGTTGATCGGGCTCTGACGCCCGCGCCGCCCGAGCAGGATCTCCGCCATCATGGTCGGCACCCCGATCGCCACGATACAAAGCAGGTACACGAGCACGAAGGCGCCGCCGCCGTTCTCCCCCGCGATGTAGGGGAACTTCCAGATGTTGCCGAGGCCCACTGCCGAGCCGGTCGCCGCCAGAATGAACGCCCAGCGGGACGACCACTGACCGTGGATGGAAACGCGCTTTGTCACCTTAGCCCCCGGATTTTTTGGCGCTTATTGTCGGCTATGCTCCATGGCTCCCTCAACACGTCGGAAGCCCCGTCGCATTCGGCCGCTGCGGTATAATCCGCGCATGAGCGCAAAAAAGGCAAAAAAAGGCGACGGTTCCAACACCATCGCCCTGAACCGCAAGGCCCGGCACGACTACCACATCGAGGAACGCTACGAGGCCGGCATCGCGCTCGAAGGGTGGGAGGTCAAGAGCCTGCGCGCCGGACGGCTGCAGCTCGCCGAAAGCTACGTCATCGTCAAGGACGGCGAGGCTTGGTTGCTGGGGGCACTGATCACGCCCCTGCCAACGGCCTCCACGCACATCCACCCGGACCCGACGCGCACGCGCAAGCTGTTGCTGCACAAGGAGGAACTCAGCAAGCTCATCGGCTTGGTGGAGCGGCGCGGCTATACCCTGGTGCCGCTCGCCATGTACTGGAAGCGCGGACGCAGCAAGCTCGAGATCGGTCTCGCCAAGGGCAAGCAGGCGCACGACAAGCGCGCCGCCGAGCGCGACCGGGACTGGGATCGCGCCCAGCAGCGACTGTTGCGCCAGCGCTAGGCAGGACGCCGCCCGCAGCACAAGCTGCCGGTGCCGCGCGCCCTCCTCGCTTCGCGGAGCCTAGCCGGCTCCTAGCACCGGCGAACTCTCCGCTGGCCGGGAACTTGCCGGCGGCGTACACTGTCATAGTCAGCGAGATCGAAACCGGGGGCGACATGGTTTCGACGTGGGTATGAAACTTTAGGTGCATGCCGAGGTGCAGATCACCTCGTAAAACAATCTGCAACCAACATAGTTGCCAACGACGACAACTACGCTCTAGCGGCTTAAGCCCCGCTAGCCCTTGACCGAGGCCGTGCTTGTGCGCTCGGGGTCTGTGTAAGCAGGCCGCTCAAGGGTCGACTCTCACAAGATCGCGACCGAGGCTCGCCTGGGGCCAAAGCGCTAAAACCCAACCGGGATCGCCGTCTGCACGCCCTGCCGGTCGGGCAGCAGCCGGTTAAACACAATAGATCCGGCTAAGCATGTAGATCCGACAGCGTAGGACTCACGGACGCGGGTTCGATTCCCGCCGCCTCCACCAATACTGAAGCCCCAACTGTTATCAGTTGGGGCTTTTTCTTGTCTGTTTGCGCCAGTTCCCGCGTGTTATTGGGGGTTCCTGCGAACGCCTGCGGACTTTGCCAGCCGCCCGAATTGGCCGTTCCCGGCCACATTCCACTCTCTCCTGGCCATTCCTCGCTCCGGCCTCGCTCCCTGGAACTGACCCGAAGTCCGCAAAGGCCGCAACGAGGAGCCATACAGATCCACGGGTTACGCGCGGACAAATCGAGCGGTTGGATTGCAGCATTGGCAGGCGGAGGGAACAGGATCGTCGGGCAAGGAACTGGACATTTGGCCCGGTCGGGAACTTGCGGGCCGGGTTCCAGGGGTTTTCAAGCGGCGGCTCGGTTCAACGCCGCTCCCAAGGCGACCCGCAGCCGATCCACGATGGTGGGCAAGGGTTCAAGAGCAAGCTCGTTCTTCTTGATGAACGCCTGCCACAGAGCCTGCCGCGAGGGATCGTGCGCGAACTCATCCGTCAGGCCGACCGGCAACCCGGCGGGCACCGCCATGCCGCGCCGCTCGAAGGTGGCCTTGATCGCTTGGGCCAGCAGATCGGTGTCCAGGGTTTCGCGATCCAGCAACACGGACAGATCGAGGTAATCCTTCAACCTGCTGTTGGTCATACCCAGCAGCGCGATGGCGTGGAGTTTCTCCGCGACGACGGTGTAAACGGGATAGGTGCGCAAACGAGGCGCTGGCAGGTCGGCCAGCAGCACCGGATAGGTCGCATCGACGGGGCCAGGCGTCACGGCATCTCGGAAGCCGATGTCGATCTGTGTCTTGCAGCGTGCCTTGGCCAGCTCGCCACTGATGAAGATGCGCGCCCCGGCATATCCGGGGTCCTTGCGGATTTCCTCGGCGGCGACCGAGGCCGGGTCGAACACGATGCCGTCGTCTACCGCGACGCTGGCGATGTCGCGGAAGGTCTGAGCCACGGATTTCAGATCGCTCGCGCCGAAGCCAAGCAGGTCGGCGTCGCGCGTGGTCCGGTGCGGCATGTCGTACCAGAGCGTGAACAGCAACGCGCCCTTGAGCAGAAAATGATCCGCGTGCTCGGACTGGCTCAGACGGTAGAGGATTCGCTCCAGCGCGAAACGCACCAACACCTGGTTGAAGTCCACGCCCTGCGCCTTGGCGACGTTGAGCAAGCGGGCGCGCACGGAGGCCGCGACGTTATTCATTCAATGGCCTCCAGGTAGGGGCGCATCACGTTGGCCACGCGGCAGATCTTCGCGTAGCGCCACAGATCGTCCGCCGTTGCCTTGCGCTTGGCGCGCGCGTCCTTCAGCGCCTCCAGGGCCACGTCCAGACCGATCTTGTTGCGGTGCTTGAAGCAGTCCACGACCGTCTTGGCCGCGCCGTACACGCGCAGCGTCACACCGTCGCGCAGGTGCTCCTCGATGCCCGTCGTG contains the following coding sequences:
- the smpB gene encoding SsrA-binding protein SmpB: MSAKKAKKGDGSNTIALNRKARHDYHIEERYEAGIALEGWEVKSLRAGRLQLAESYVIVKDGEAWLLGALITPLPTASTHIHPDPTRTRKLLLHKEELSKLIGLVERRGYTLVPLAMYWKRGRSKLEIGLAKGKQAHDKRAAERDRDWDRAQQRLLRQR
- a CDS encoding nucleotidyl transferase AbiEii/AbiGii toxin family protein — protein: MNNVAASVRARLLNVAKAQGVDFNQVLVRFALERILYRLSQSEHADHFLLKGALLFTLWYDMPHRTTRDADLLGFGASDLKSVAQTFRDIASVAVDDGIVFDPASVAAEEIRKDPGYAGARIFISGELAKARCKTQIDIGFRDAVTPGPVDATYPVLLADLPAPRLRTYPVYTVVAEKLHAIALLGMTNSRLKDYLDLSVLLDRETLDTDLLAQAIKATFERRGMAVPAGLPVGLTDEFAHDPSRQALWQAFIKKNELALEPLPTIVDRLRVALGAALNRAAA